A genomic stretch from Enterobacter pseudoroggenkampii includes:
- a CDS encoding bifunctional aspartate kinase/homoserine dehydrogenase II, whose product MSVIAQAGAKGRQLHKFGGSSLADVKCYLRVAGIMTEYSQPGDMMVVSAAGSTTNQLISWLKLSQTDRLSAHQVQQSLRRYQSELIAGLLPADVADGLISAFTHDLERLAALLDSGITDAVYAEVVGHGEVWSARLMAAVLQHLGVEAAWLDARDFLRAERAAQPQVDEGLSYPLLQQLLVQHPGKRIVVTGFISRSNAGETVLLGRNGSDYSATQIGALAGVSRVTIWSDVAGVYSADPRKVKDACLLPLLRLDEASELARLAAPVLHARTLQPVSGSDIDLQLRCSYTPDQGSTRIERVLASGTGARIVTSHDDICLIEFQVPAGQDFKLAHKEIDLVLKRAQVRPLAVGVHNDRQLLQFCYTAEVADSALKILDEAGLPGELRLRQGLALVAMVGAGVTRNPLHCHRFWQQLKGQPVEFTWQSEEGISLVAVLRKGPTESLIQGLHTSLFRAEKRIGLVLFGKGNIGSRWLELFAREQVTLSARTGFEFILAGVVDSRRSLLNYEGLDASRALAFFNDEAVEQDEESLFLWMRAHPYDDLVVLDVTASEQLADQYLDFASHGFHVISANKLAGASSTDKYRQIHDAFEKTGRHWLYNATVGAGLPVNHTVRDLIESGDSILALSGIFSGTLSWLFLQFDGTVPFTDLVDQAWQQGLTEPDPRVDLSGKDVMRKLVILAREAGYDIEPDSVRVESLVPAGCEEGSVDHFFENGEELNEQMVQRLEAANEMGLVLRYVARFEANGKARVGVEAVRPEHPLAALLPCDNVFAIESRWYRDNPLVIRGPGAGRDVTAGAIQSDINRLAKLL is encoded by the coding sequence ATGAGTGTGATAGCGCAGGCAGGGGCGAAGGGTCGTCAGCTGCACAAGTTTGGTGGTAGTAGTCTTGCTGATGTGAAATGTTACCTGCGTGTCGCAGGGATCATGACGGAATATTCACAGCCGGGTGACATGATGGTTGTCTCGGCGGCGGGCAGCACCACCAACCAGTTGATTAGCTGGCTGAAACTGAGCCAGACCGATCGCCTTTCTGCGCATCAGGTGCAACAGTCCTTACGCCGTTACCAGAGCGAGCTGATTGCTGGCCTGCTGCCTGCGGACGTAGCGGACGGGCTGATCAGCGCCTTTACCCATGACCTTGAGCGTCTGGCCGCCCTGCTGGACAGCGGGATCACCGATGCGGTGTATGCCGAAGTGGTGGGCCACGGTGAAGTGTGGTCCGCGCGCCTGATGGCCGCGGTGCTGCAACACCTGGGCGTGGAGGCGGCCTGGCTCGATGCGCGTGATTTCCTGCGCGCCGAACGCGCCGCGCAGCCGCAGGTGGATGAAGGGTTGTCCTATCCGCTGCTGCAACAGCTGCTGGTGCAGCATCCGGGCAAACGTATTGTGGTTACCGGCTTTATCAGCCGCAGCAACGCGGGTGAAACCGTGCTGCTGGGCCGTAACGGCTCCGACTACTCGGCAACGCAAATCGGTGCCCTGGCGGGCGTGTCCCGCGTCACCATCTGGAGCGACGTGGCCGGTGTTTACAGCGCCGACCCGCGTAAAGTGAAAGATGCCTGTCTGCTGCCGCTGCTGCGTCTCGACGAAGCCAGCGAGCTGGCGCGTCTGGCGGCGCCGGTACTGCACGCGCGCACGCTGCAGCCGGTTTCCGGTAGCGATATCGACCTCCAGCTGCGCTGCAGCTACACCCCGGATCAAGGCTCTACCCGTATTGAACGCGTGCTGGCGTCCGGCACCGGGGCGCGTATTGTCACCAGCCACGACGACATCTGCCTGATTGAGTTCCAGGTGCCTGCGGGCCAGGACTTCAAACTGGCGCATAAAGAGATCGACCTGGTGTTAAAGCGTGCTCAGGTGCGCCCGCTGGCCGTTGGCGTTCACAATGACCGCCAGCTGCTGCAGTTCTGCTATACCGCTGAAGTGGCGGACAGCGCCCTGAAAATTCTGGATGAAGCGGGCCTGCCGGGCGAGCTTCGCCTGCGTCAGGGGCTGGCGCTGGTGGCGATGGTGGGCGCGGGCGTCACCCGTAACCCGCTGCACTGCCACCGCTTCTGGCAGCAGCTGAAAGGCCAGCCGGTGGAGTTCACCTGGCAGTCGGAAGAGGGCATCAGCCTGGTGGCCGTTCTGCGCAAAGGGCCAACCGAAAGCCTGATTCAGGGTCTGCATACCTCCCTGTTCCGCGCGGAAAAACGCATCGGCCTGGTGCTGTTTGGTAAAGGCAACATCGGTTCCCGCTGGCTGGAGCTGTTCGCCCGCGAACAGGTCACGCTCTCGGCGCGTACCGGGTTCGAATTCATTCTCGCGGGTGTAGTGGACAGCCGCCGCAGCCTGCTGAACTACGAAGGGCTGGACGCCAGCCGCGCGCTTGCCTTCTTTAATGATGAAGCCGTAGAGCAGGATGAAGAGTCGCTGTTCCTGTGGATGCGCGCGCACCCTTACGATGACCTGGTAGTGCTGGACGTGACCGCCAGCGAACAGCTTGCCGATCAGTATCTTGATTTTGCCAGCCACGGCTTCCACGTCATCAGTGCGAACAAGCTGGCGGGGGCGAGCAGCACCGATAAATACCGTCAGATCCACGACGCGTTTGAAAAAACCGGTCGTCACTGGCTCTACAACGCCACCGTTGGTGCGGGGCTGCCGGTTAACCACACCGTGCGGGACCTGATTGAAAGCGGCGACAGCATTCTGGCGCTGAGCGGTATCTTCTCCGGCACGCTCTCCTGGCTGTTCCTGCAGTTTGACGGCACCGTTCCGTTCACCGACCTGGTGGATCAGGCGTGGCAGCAGGGCTTAACGGAACCCGATCCGCGTGTTGATCTCTCCGGTAAAGACGTGATGCGCAAGCTGGTGATCCTGGCGCGTGAAGCCGGTTATGACATCGAACCGGATTCCGTACGCGTCGAATCGCTGGTACCTGCCGGCTGTGAAGAAGGCTCTGTGGACCATTTCTTTGAAAATGGAGAAGAACTTAACGAGCAAATGGTGCAGCGTCTGGAAGCGGCGAACGAGATGGGGCTGGTGCTGCGCTACGTGGCGCGTTTCGAGGCCAACGGAAAAGCGCGAGTCGGTGTCGAGGCGGTGCGTCCTGAACATCCGCTGGCGGCGCTGCTGCCGTGCGATAACGTCTTCGCCATCGAAAGCCGCTGGTACCGCGATAACCCGCTGGTGATCCGCGGTCCTGGCGCGGGGCGCGATGTCACCGCCGGGGCCATCCAGTCCGACATCAACCGTCTGGCTAAGCTGCTGTAA
- the metB gene encoding cystathionine gamma-synthase, whose protein sequence is MTRKQATIAVRSGLNDDEQYGCVVPPIHLSSTYNFTGFNEPRAHDYSRRGNPTRDVTQRALAELEGGAGAVLTNTGMSAIHLVTTVFLKPGDLLVAPHDCYGGSYRLFDSLAKRGCYRVLFVDQNDEQALKQALAEKPKLVLVESPSNPLLRVVDIAKICQLARDAGAISVVDNTFLSPALQNPLALGADLVLHSCTKYLNGHSDVVAGVVIAKDPDVVTELAWWANNIGVTAGAFDSYLLLRGIRTLSPRMEVAQRNAQAIVDFLKTQPLVKKLYHPSLPENQGHEIAARQQKGFGAMLSFELDGDEQTLRRFLSGLSLFTLAESLGGVESLISHAATMTHAGMAPEARAAAGISETLLRISTGIEDSEDLIADLENGFRIAAKG, encoded by the coding sequence ATGACGCGTAAACAGGCCACTATCGCAGTGCGTAGCGGATTAAATGATGACGAGCAGTACGGCTGCGTTGTCCCGCCCATTCATCTTTCCAGTACCTACAACTTCACCGGATTTAATGAACCCCGCGCGCATGATTACTCGCGTCGTGGCAACCCTACGCGTGACGTGACCCAACGCGCGCTGGCCGAGCTGGAAGGTGGCGCAGGCGCCGTATTAACCAATACGGGGATGTCCGCCATTCACCTGGTGACCACCGTGTTCCTGAAACCAGGTGACCTGCTGGTTGCGCCGCACGATTGCTACGGCGGCAGCTATCGCCTGTTTGATAGCCTGGCAAAACGCGGCTGCTATCGCGTACTGTTTGTCGATCAAAACGATGAACAGGCGCTGAAACAGGCGCTGGCAGAGAAGCCAAAGCTGGTTCTGGTGGAAAGTCCAAGCAATCCATTGTTGCGCGTTGTCGATATTGCGAAAATTTGTCAGCTCGCAAGGGATGCGGGAGCGATAAGTGTAGTGGATAATACGTTCCTCAGTCCGGCCCTTCAGAACCCACTCGCACTGGGTGCCGATCTGGTATTGCATTCATGCACTAAATATCTGAACGGCCATTCTGATGTGGTCGCGGGCGTGGTGATTGCCAAAGATCCCGACGTTGTAACCGAACTGGCATGGTGGGCCAATAATATTGGCGTCACCGCGGGTGCCTTCGACAGCTATCTGCTGTTGCGCGGCATCCGCACGCTGTCGCCGCGCATGGAAGTGGCGCAACGCAATGCGCAGGCGATTGTCGATTTCCTGAAAACCCAGCCGCTGGTGAAGAAGCTCTATCACCCGTCGCTGCCGGAAAATCAGGGGCACGAGATTGCCGCGCGCCAGCAGAAAGGGTTTGGCGCGATGTTAAGTTTTGAACTGGACGGTGACGAGCAAACGCTGCGTCGCTTCCTGAGCGGGCTGTCATTGTTTACGCTGGCGGAATCCTTAGGTGGGGTTGAAAGCTTGATCTCCCACGCCGCGACCATGACGCACGCAGGTATGGCACCGGAAGCACGTGCCGCCGCCGGTATTTCTGAGACGCTGCTGCGGATCTCAACCGGTATTGAAGATTCTGAAGATTTAATTGCCGATCTGGAAAATGGCTTCCGGATCGCAGCCAAGGGGTAA
- the gldA gene encoding bifunctional L-1,2-propanediol dehydrogenase/glycerol dehydrogenase → MDRIIQSPGKYIQGADVLTRLGDYLKPLANRWLVVGDKFVLGFAEETLRQSFKKAELHAEIAPFGGECSQNEIDRLKKLADSADCLAVLGIGGGKTLDTAKALAHFMDVPVAIAPTIASTDAPCSALSVIYTDSGEFDRYLMLPHNPNMVIVDTKVVAGAPARLLAAGIGDALATWFEARACSRSGATTMAGGKCTQAALALAELCYNTLVEEGEKAMLAAEQHVVTPALERIIEANTYLSGVGFESGGLAAAHAIHNGMTAVPDAHHFYHGEKVAFGTLTQLVLENAPVEEIETVAALCHSVGLPITLAQLNIKEDIPAKMRLIAEASCAEGETIHNMPGGVTPDQVYAALLVADQYGQRFLQE, encoded by the coding sequence ATGGACCGTATCATTCAATCGCCGGGGAAATATATCCAGGGCGCTGATGTGCTTACCCGTCTCGGCGACTACCTGAAACCCCTGGCCAATCGCTGGCTGGTGGTCGGCGATAAATTTGTGCTGGGTTTTGCCGAAGAGACCCTGCGTCAGAGTTTTAAAAAAGCCGAACTGCATGCCGAAATCGCGCCGTTTGGTGGTGAATGTTCACAAAATGAAATCGATCGCCTGAAAAAGCTGGCCGACAGCGCCGACTGCCTGGCAGTGCTGGGCATTGGCGGCGGTAAAACGCTGGATACCGCCAAAGCGCTGGCCCATTTCATGGACGTACCCGTCGCTATTGCGCCAACTATCGCCTCCACCGATGCGCCATGCAGCGCCCTTTCCGTCATTTACACCGACAGCGGTGAGTTCGATCGCTACCTGATGCTGCCTCACAACCCGAACATGGTTATCGTCGATACCAAAGTGGTAGCGGGTGCGCCGGCACGTCTGCTGGCCGCCGGGATTGGCGATGCGCTGGCGACGTGGTTTGAAGCACGCGCCTGCTCGCGCAGCGGTGCGACCACCATGGCGGGCGGCAAATGTACGCAGGCAGCACTCGCGCTGGCCGAGCTGTGCTACAACACGCTGGTTGAAGAGGGTGAAAAAGCCATGCTGGCGGCGGAACAGCATGTGGTTACACCGGCGCTGGAACGCATTATCGAAGCCAACACCTATCTCAGCGGCGTAGGCTTTGAAAGCGGCGGGCTGGCGGCAGCACACGCTATTCATAACGGCATGACGGCGGTGCCGGACGCGCATCACTTCTATCACGGCGAAAAAGTGGCGTTTGGTACGCTGACGCAGCTGGTACTGGAAAACGCGCCGGTAGAAGAAATAGAGACCGTCGCCGCGCTTTGTCACAGCGTTGGGCTGCCGATCACGCTGGCACAGCTGAACATCAAAGAGGATATTCCGGCCAAAATGCGTCTGATCGCGGAAGCGTCCTGTGCGGAAGGAGAAACCATCCACAACATGCCCGGCGGCGTAACGCCGGATCAGGTGTATGCGGCACTGCTGGTAGCCGACCAGTATGGGCAGCGGTTCCTGCAGGAGTGA
- the metF gene encoding methylenetetrahydrofolate reductase, protein MSFFHANQREALNQSLAEVNGQINVSFEFFPPRTSEMEQTLWSSIDRLSSLKPKFVSVTYGANSGERDRTHSIIKGIKDRTGLEAAPHLTCIDATRDELRAIAQDYWNNGIRHIVALRGDLPPGSGKPDMYAADLVGLLKGVADFDISVAAYPEVHPEAKSAQADLLNLKRKVDAGANRAITQFFFDVESYLRFRDRCVSAGIDVEIIPGILPVSNFKQAKKFADMTNVRIPLWMSKMYEGLDDDPETRKLVGANIAMDMVKILSREGVKDFHFYTLNRAEMSYAICHTLGVRPGV, encoded by the coding sequence ATGAGCTTTTTTCACGCCAACCAGCGGGAAGCACTGAATCAGAGCCTGGCCGAAGTAAACGGCCAGATTAACGTCTCTTTTGAATTTTTCCCGCCGCGCACCAGTGAAATGGAGCAAACCCTGTGGAGCTCTATCGATCGTCTCAGCAGCCTGAAACCGAAGTTTGTCTCCGTGACCTACGGTGCGAACTCCGGCGAGCGTGACCGTACGCACAGCATCATTAAAGGCATCAAAGATCGCACCGGTCTCGAAGCGGCCCCGCACCTCACCTGTATCGACGCCACCCGCGACGAGCTGCGCGCCATCGCCCAGGATTACTGGAATAACGGTATCCGTCATATTGTCGCATTGCGCGGTGACCTGCCTCCTGGGAGCGGTAAGCCGGACATGTATGCCGCCGATCTGGTGGGGCTGTTGAAGGGGGTGGCGGACTTTGATATCTCCGTGGCCGCTTATCCTGAGGTTCATCCGGAAGCGAAAAGCGCTCAGGCCGATCTGCTTAACCTCAAGCGTAAGGTGGATGCCGGCGCGAACCGCGCCATTACTCAGTTCTTCTTTGATGTGGAAAGCTACCTGCGCTTCCGTGACCGCTGCGTCTCCGCGGGCATCGACGTTGAAATTATCCCGGGTATTCTGCCGGTCTCTAACTTCAAACAGGCGAAGAAATTTGCTGATATGACCAATGTGCGTATTCCTCTCTGGATGTCTAAAATGTACGAGGGGCTGGACGATGACCCGGAAACACGCAAGCTGGTGGGCGCAAATATCGCGATGGACATGGTGAAGATCTTAAGTCGTGAAGGGGTGAAGGATTTCCACTTCTACACGCTGAACCGTGCTGAGATGAGTTACGCCATATGCCACACGCTCGGCGTTAGACCAGGCGTGTAA
- the metJ gene encoding met regulon transcriptional regulator MetJ, with protein MAEWSGEYISPYAEHGKKSEQVKKITVSIPLKVLKILTDERTRRQVNNLRHATNSELLCEAFLHAFTGQPLPNDEDLRKERSDEIPEEAKVIMRELGIDPETWEY; from the coding sequence ATGGCTGAATGGAGCGGCGAATATATCAGCCCATACGCTGAGCACGGTAAGAAGAGTGAACAAGTAAAGAAAATTACGGTTTCTATTCCTCTGAAGGTGTTGAAGATCCTCACCGATGAACGTACGCGTCGTCAGGTGAACAACCTGCGCCACGCGACCAACAGCGAACTGCTGTGCGAAGCGTTCCTGCATGCGTTTACCGGTCAACCGTTGCCGAACGATGAAGATCTGCGTAAAGAACGCAGTGATGAAATCCCGGAAGAGGCGAAGGTGATCATGCGTGAACTGGGTATTGACCCGGAGACGTGGGAATACTGA
- the priA gene encoding primosomal protein N': MPVAHVALPVPLPRTFDYLLPDSMSAKAGCRVTVPFGKQQRVGIVVSVSDRSELPLNELKSVVEVLDSEPVYSTSTWRLLLWAADYYHHPIGDVLFHALPIMLRQGKSASHAPMWYWFATEDGQAVDINSLKRSQKQQQALAALRQGKIWRHQVDELEVSETALQALRKKGLSDLASEAPALYDWRESFSVSGDRLRLNTEQATAVGAIHSASDHFSAWLLAGVTGSGKTEVYLSVLENVLAQGKQALVMVPEIGLTPQTIARFRERFNAPVEVLHSGLNDSERLSAWLKAKNGEAAIVIGTRSSLFTPFKNLGVIVIDEEHDSSYKQQEGWRYHARDLAVYRAHSEQIPIILGSATPALETLHNVRQRKYHMLRLTRRAGNARPAIQHVLDLKGQQVQAGLAPALITRMRQHLQAGNQVILFLNRRGFAPALLCHDCGWIAECPRCDHYYTFHQAQRHLRCHHCDSQRPVPRQCPSCGSTHIVPVGLGTEQLEQALAPFFPDVPLSRIDRDTTSRKGALEQQLAEVHRGGARILIGTQMLAKGHHFPDVTLVALLDVDGALFSADFRSAERFAQLYTQVAGRAGRAGKQGEVVLQTHHPEHPLLQTLLHKGYDAFAEQALAERQAMQLPPWTSHVIIRAEDHNNQQAPLFLQQLRNLLQASPLVDNQLWILGPVPALAPKRGGRFRWQILLQHPSRVRLQHIVSGALVLINTLPEARKVKWVLDVDPIEG, from the coding sequence ATGCCCGTCGCTCACGTTGCCCTGCCCGTTCCGCTTCCCCGCACCTTTGACTACCTGCTGCCCGACAGCATGAGCGCCAAAGCGGGCTGTCGCGTGACCGTGCCGTTTGGCAAGCAGCAGCGCGTGGGGATTGTTGTCTCCGTCAGCGATCGAAGCGAACTGCCGCTCAATGAACTGAAGTCGGTGGTTGAGGTGCTCGACAGCGAGCCCGTTTATTCCACCAGCACCTGGCGACTGCTGCTGTGGGCGGCGGATTATTATCATCACCCCATTGGCGACGTCCTGTTCCACGCTCTGCCCATCATGCTGCGTCAGGGCAAAAGCGCCAGCCATGCGCCGATGTGGTACTGGTTTGCTACGGAAGATGGCCAGGCCGTCGACATTAACAGCCTCAAGCGCTCACAGAAACAGCAGCAGGCCCTGGCGGCGCTGCGTCAGGGGAAAATCTGGCGGCATCAGGTCGACGAACTTGAAGTCAGCGAAACGGCGCTACAGGCATTAAGAAAGAAAGGGTTGAGCGACCTGGCAAGCGAAGCGCCTGCCCTTTACGACTGGCGCGAGAGTTTCTCCGTTTCAGGGGATCGCCTGCGTCTGAATACCGAACAGGCCACCGCCGTTGGCGCGATTCATAGCGCCTCCGATCATTTCTCCGCCTGGCTGCTGGCGGGCGTGACGGGCTCCGGCAAGACGGAAGTCTACCTGAGCGTGCTGGAAAACGTGCTTGCACAGGGCAAACAGGCGCTGGTGATGGTGCCGGAAATTGGCCTGACGCCGCAAACCATCGCCCGCTTTCGCGAACGCTTTAATGCGCCGGTTGAGGTGCTGCACTCTGGCCTGAACGACAGCGAACGCCTCAGCGCCTGGCTGAAAGCGAAAAACGGCGAAGCGGCGATTGTGATCGGCACCCGCTCGTCGCTGTTTACGCCGTTTAAAAATCTTGGCGTTATCGTGATCGACGAAGAACACGACAGCTCCTATAAACAGCAGGAAGGCTGGCGCTATCACGCCCGCGATCTGGCTGTTTATCGCGCCCACAGCGAGCAAATTCCTATTATTCTCGGCTCCGCCACGCCTGCGCTCGAAACGCTGCACAACGTGCGCCAGCGTAAATACCATATGCTGCGCCTGACGCGTCGCGCGGGGAATGCCCGTCCGGCCATTCAGCACGTACTGGATCTGAAAGGTCAGCAGGTCCAGGCCGGGCTTGCGCCTGCACTGATTACCCGCATGCGCCAGCACCTGCAGGCGGGCAATCAGGTGATCCTGTTTCTTAACCGTCGCGGATTTGCACCCGCCCTGCTGTGCCACGACTGCGGATGGATTGCCGAGTGCCCGCGCTGCGATCACTACTATACCTTCCACCAGGCCCAGCGGCATTTGCGCTGCCACCACTGCGACAGCCAGCGCCCGGTGCCGCGTCAGTGCCCGTCATGTGGTTCCACGCATATCGTGCCGGTGGGGCTGGGAACGGAACAGCTGGAACAGGCCCTTGCGCCCTTCTTCCCCGACGTGCCCCTGTCCCGAATCGATCGGGACACCACCAGCCGCAAAGGGGCGCTGGAGCAGCAGCTGGCGGAAGTGCATCGCGGCGGCGCGCGCATCCTGATTGGCACTCAGATGCTGGCAAAAGGCCACCACTTCCCGGACGTGACGCTGGTCGCCCTGCTGGACGTGGACGGCGCGCTGTTCTCGGCAGATTTCCGTTCAGCCGAGCGCTTCGCCCAGCTTTACACCCAGGTGGCAGGGCGCGCCGGGCGCGCCGGTAAACAGGGCGAAGTGGTATTGCAAACGCACCACCCGGAGCACCCGCTGCTACAAACCCTTCTGCACAAAGGCTATGACGCCTTTGCCGAGCAGGCGCTGGCCGAACGCCAGGCCATGCAGCTACCGCCGTGGACCAGCCACGTCATCATCCGCGCGGAAGACCACAACAACCAGCAGGCGCCGCTTTTCCTGCAGCAGCTGAGAAACCTCCTGCAGGCCAGTCCGCTGGTGGATAATCAGCTGTGGATTTTGGGCCCGGTGCCGGCACTCGCCCCAAAACGCGGCGGCCGTTTCCGCTGGCAAATTTTGCTCCAGCACCCCTCTCGCGTTCGTCTTCAGCACATCGTCAGCGGCGCGCTGGTGCTGATTAACACCCTGCCCGAGGCGAGAAAAGTGAAGTGGGTACTGGACGTCGATCCCATCGAAGGCTGA
- the katG gene encoding catalase/peroxidase HPI gives MSTSDETNKAASVGKCPFHQGGVDHSAGAGTGSRDWWPKQLRIDLLNQHSNRSNPLGEDFDYRKEFSKLDYSALKGDLKALLTDSQPWWPADWGSYAGLFIRMAWHGAGTYRSVDGRGGAGRGQQRFAPLNSWPDNVSLDKARRLLWPIKQKYGQKISWADLFILAGNVALENSGFRTFGFGAGREDVWEPDLDVNWGDEKAWLTHRDPEALAKRPLAATEMGLIYVNPEGPNASGEPLSAAAAIRATFGNMGMNDEETVALIAGGHTLGKTHGAGEATHVGTDPEASPIEAQGLGWASTLGTGVGADAITSGLEVIWSQTPTQWSNYFFENLFKYEWVQTRSPAGAIQFEAVDAPEIMPDPFDPSKKRKPTMLVTDLTLRFDPEFEKISRRFLNDPQAFNEAFARAWFKLTHRDMGPKSRYLGPEVPKEDLIWQDPLPQAVFNPSKEDIESLKAEIAASGLSVSELVSVAWASASTFRGGDKRGGANGARLALAPQRDWDVNAAAVRALPALEAIQRTTNKASLADIIVLAGVVGVEQAAKAAGVYVTVPFAPGRVDARQDQTDIEMFNLLEPVADGFRNYRAQVDVSTTESLLIDKAQQLTLTAPELTVLIGGLRVLGANFDGSKNGVFTDREGVLSNDFFVNLLDMNTQWKATDESNELFAGSDRASGEVKYTATRADLVFGSNAVLRALAEVYASDDAHEKFVRDFVAAWAKVMDLDRFDLQ, from the coding sequence ATGAGCACGTCAGACGAAACCAATAAAGCGGCATCAGTCGGCAAATGCCCGTTCCATCAGGGCGGCGTCGATCACAGCGCGGGCGCAGGTACAGGCAGCCGCGACTGGTGGCCAAAACAACTCCGCATCGATCTTCTTAACCAACATTCCAATCGTTCGAACCCGCTGGGTGAAGACTTTGACTACCGCAAAGAATTTAGCAAGCTTGATTACTCCGCGCTGAAAGGCGATCTCAAAGCACTTTTAACCGACTCCCAACCGTGGTGGCCTGCCGACTGGGGCAGCTATGCGGGCCTGTTTATCCGTATGGCCTGGCATGGCGCGGGTACCTATCGCTCCGTTGACGGACGCGGTGGCGCAGGACGCGGTCAACAGCGCTTTGCGCCGCTGAACTCCTGGCCGGATAACGTGAGCCTGGATAAGGCGCGCCGTCTGCTGTGGCCCATCAAGCAAAAATACGGACAAAAAATTTCCTGGGCTGACCTGTTTATCCTCGCGGGTAACGTGGCGCTGGAGAACTCCGGCTTCCGCACCTTTGGTTTCGGTGCCGGGCGTGAAGACGTCTGGGAACCGGATCTGGACGTAAACTGGGGTGATGAAAAAGCCTGGCTGACCCACCGCGATCCGGAAGCGCTGGCGAAGCGTCCTCTGGCCGCCACCGAAATGGGCCTGATCTACGTGAACCCGGAAGGGCCAAACGCCAGCGGTGAACCGCTGTCAGCGGCGGCAGCGATTCGCGCGACCTTCGGCAACATGGGCATGAACGATGAAGAGACCGTCGCGCTGATTGCAGGCGGCCACACCCTCGGTAAGACTCACGGCGCGGGTGAAGCCACCCACGTGGGTACCGACCCGGAAGCCTCACCAATTGAAGCGCAGGGCCTGGGCTGGGCGAGCACGCTCGGCACGGGCGTGGGTGCTGATGCCATTACCTCCGGTCTGGAAGTCATCTGGTCACAAACCCCGACGCAGTGGAGCAACTACTTCTTCGAAAACCTGTTCAAATACGAATGGGTGCAGACCCGCAGCCCGGCAGGGGCGATTCAGTTTGAAGCCGTAGATGCACCGGAAATCATGCCCGATCCGTTCGACCCGTCGAAAAAACGCAAACCTACCATGCTGGTCACCGACCTGACGCTGCGTTTTGACCCGGAATTCGAGAAAATTTCCCGCCGCTTCCTGAACGACCCGCAGGCCTTCAACGAAGCCTTCGCGCGCGCGTGGTTCAAACTGACCCACCGTGATATGGGGCCAAAATCGCGTTACCTTGGCCCGGAAGTGCCGAAAGAAGATCTGATTTGGCAGGACCCGCTGCCGCAGGCGGTGTTCAACCCGTCGAAAGAAGACATTGAAAGCCTGAAGGCGGAAATTGCGGCCTCTGGTCTGTCCGTGAGCGAACTGGTTTCCGTTGCCTGGGCGTCAGCTTCAACCTTCCGCGGTGGCGATAAGCGTGGCGGCGCTAACGGCGCGCGTCTGGCGCTGGCGCCTCAGCGCGACTGGGATGTGAACGCCGCGGCGGTTCGCGCGTTGCCGGCTCTGGAAGCTATTCAGCGCACCACCAACAAAGCCTCACTGGCCGATATCATCGTGCTGGCGGGCGTGGTAGGCGTTGAGCAGGCCGCAAAAGCCGCAGGCGTGTACGTCACCGTACCGTTCGCCCCAGGCCGCGTGGATGCGCGTCAGGATCAGACGGATATCGAGATGTTTAACCTGCTCGAACCGGTTGCCGATGGTTTCCGCAACTACCGTGCGCAGGTGGATGTGTCCACCACGGAGTCACTGCTGATCGACAAAGCCCAGCAGCTGACGCTGACCGCGCCGGAGCTGACGGTGCTGATCGGCGGCCTGCGCGTGCTGGGTGCCAACTTTGATGGCAGCAAGAATGGCGTGTTCACCGACCGCGAGGGCGTGCTGAGCAACGATTTCTTCGTGAACCTGCTGGACATGAACACGCAGTGGAAGGCGACCGACGAATCCAATGAGCTGTTTGCCGGAAGCGATCGCGCCAGCGGTGAAGTGAAATATACCGCCACCCGCGCCGATCTGGTCTTCGGTTCGAACGCCGTTCTGCGCGCGCTGGCAGAGGTTTACGCTAGCGATGATGCGCATGAGAAGTTTGTCCGTGACTTCGTTGCCGCATGGGCGAAGGTGATGGATCTGGACCGGTTTGACCTGCAGTAA
- the rpmE gene encoding 50S ribosomal protein L31, protein MKKDIHPKYEMITANCSCGNSIQIRSTVGHDLNLDVCGKCHPFYTGKQRDVATGGRVDRFNKRFSIPGAK, encoded by the coding sequence ATGAAAAAAGATATTCACCCGAAATACGAAATGATTACTGCAAACTGTTCTTGCGGTAACTCTATCCAGATCCGCTCTACCGTGGGTCACGATCTGAACCTGGACGTGTGCGGCAAATGCCACCCGTTCTACACTGGTAAGCAGCGTGATGTTGCAACCGGTGGCCGTGTTGACCGCTTCAACAAGCGTTTCAGCATCCCGGGCGCTAAATAA